CCCGCTCGCGCTGTTCAAGGGGCTCGCCCGCGGTCGCGGCGGCGCCGCGGCGGATCTCGCGCGGTTCATCTACCCGCCGGCGGGCATCTCGTCCCTCATCACGTACCTCGAGGCGCGCCTCGCCGAGGCCGGCGTCCGGGCCGAGTGCGGGACCGCCCTCGGCCTGGCCGGGGCGGGCGCGCGCGCCGGCGCGGCGCCGATCCTGTTCGCCGGTGATCTCGCGGATCTCGTGCCCGACGCGCCCCTCGAGCACCGCGGGCTCTACCTGGTCTACCTGGCGTATCCGCGTGCGCGGCTCGGCGCCCCGGAGACGTACTACTGCCCCGACCCGCGCTTCTGGTTCGGCCGCGTCTCCGAGCTGCAGAACTACGCGCCCGATCTCCGCCGCCCGGGAGAGACGGTGCTGTGCGTCGAGATTCCCGAGGGGGCCTGGGGGAGCGGGCGCGACTTCGCCTCGGGCCCGCCGCTCGAGGCGCTGCTCGATCAGCTCGTACGCGCGGGCATCGCCCCGCGCGGGGGTGGCGCCGCTCGAGGCCCGGCAGCGCTTCGTGCCCCGCGTGTACCCGCTCTACCGGCGCGGCTGGCTGCGGGACTGGCGAGCCGCGATGCGCCGCGCCGCCGCGCTCGGCGTGGTCCCCTTCGGACGGCAGGCGCTCTTCCTGCACTGCAACCTCGATCACTGCGCCGCGATCGCGGCCGACGCGGTGGCGCACGTCGAGGCCGGCCGCAGCCCGGAAGCGTGGGCGCTGAACGCCGAGCGCTACCTGGACGTGCAGGTGCGCGACTGACGCCCGCGCCGCCGGATCCGCCGCCCAAACGCCGTTGACTTTGACTTTCACGAATGACAGCTTCGTCGGAGCCTTGATGCGTCCTTCTCGTGACCTTCGCACCGCCCACTTCGCCGCAGCGGCGGCGCTCACGTTCATCC
The DNA window shown above is from Sorangium aterium and carries:
- a CDS encoding FAD-dependent oxidoreductase; the encoded protein is MSLRPDDAGPERLVVGAGISGLYAALLLARAGRRVRLLERAARAGGLAGAETFRGLPCDLGSHRLHPAALDQPLFREVHARSPFLSRPRRGVLVLGERHVPYPPSAPSMLRALGLRAGAAMGLGFVAQRGRRAAFARWEHDRARAGDDVGFERFVRDRVGAAAYASFYRPYAEKVWGIPPSELSQTVAKKRISTTSPLALFKGLARGRGGAAADLARFIYPPAGISSLITYLEARLAEAGVRAECGTALGLAGAGARAGAAPILFAGDLADLVPDAPLEHRGLYLVYLAYPRARLGAPETYYCPDPRFWFGRVSELQNYAPDLRRPGETVLCVEIPEGAWGSGRDFASGPPLEALLDQLVRAGIAPRGGGAARGPAALRAPRVPALPARLAAGLASRDAPRRRARRGPLRTAGALPALQPRSLRRDRGRRGGARRGRPQPGSVGAERRALPGRAGARLTPAPPDPPPKRR